The Pungitius pungitius chromosome 15, fPunPun2.1, whole genome shotgun sequence nucleotide sequence ctgtaaattatATACTTTTGTATGTATGAAATAACACGCTGGACAAAGGTACCTGCTCCATGTTGTTGAGCTCCTGGTACGCTCCGATGTGGCGCAGCGCTCTGGCTATCACGTCCtacacgcacaacacacacacacagtacccaCAGCCATTCAAAGTGCATGTCATCGCCCAAAGCACAATAAAACAAGTAGAGGGAGTGTCTTACCTTGACCGCGGGGACAGTTTTTTTTGCCTCGTTGACGCGGCCGATGCCGACGTCCTTCACGTCTGTTTCTACGTTTCGGAGCTTTTTCTTGTACTCTGCGATGGCGTCTGTCCTCTGCTGGAGATACGGCCCAAAGCTCGGGAGGCtctacacatgcaaacacacaaggagTAATTCAGCAGGATGGTTGACGTAGTAAAACTGCAGCAGTATTATTGGTAGAAAGTAGTGGTACCTTTCCCACCAGGTCCACCAGTCTGGGAACTGGTTTCCCcttctggtgtctctctgtcggAGGAGACTGGCCGTCCCAGTCCTTCAGCTCCAGGCTCTTTAGGTACAACAAGGCCTTCAGACCtgaacacaaatatacacacagatGGCATCATCATGCAGTCTATGGGAGGAGTGATCTTCACTTAAATATACTAAAAATACCATTCCGTTGAGCTGAAAAAGGCACAGGTTGACCATGAGTCATTGATTTAGATTTTAAAGAATGCATGCGTTTTACTGTTCAAATCTGCAGCTTAAACAGCGCCAGTCCAAAACATCATCACAGCACATCCTATTAGACGTGTGTGGGTAATGCCTCGTGTCATGGCTGACGCCGGCTCGAATCACACACATCACCTTGTTTCAAGGTCCAATATGCTCAATCTGCTTCATGTCTTTTCACTAAGTAGAGCAtacacttatttatttgttcattgactGTATGAGATATGAGGAGGTGGTACATTCCAAGCATTAATTGCACGAAAACCAACTGGACGTATGAACAGAGAAACAGTGACATACCCACACAGTAATCCTCGATCACTGTGAAGTCCTGGTTCTGTactgcactgcacacctgtaatcACACACAGCAAGTCAATAAAGTAGCATTTCATTTAGCTTCGTGTGactgcatttttttcaattcagtgtggagttgtttttgttgtttttaacatgtttcaCAATATGTTATTAAGAACATATTGCATGAGGGAATTAGTTAGTAACACTTGTCACCTGTAACACTGACGCCCCGGCGTGGAGGAACTGTAGGCCGCTCTCTGCCGAGTCGATGCCTCCGGTGGCCAGGACTGGGAAGCCAGGAATTGCTCTGGCGATGGCGGACACTGCTCTGAGAGCAATGGGTCTGATGGCATTACCTGCAAACATTGTTGATTATATGGAGAGCTACTTCAGTGAGAACACCGTGTGTCTTTAACTCTCTCATGAAGGATACTGCTGTTGTATCTACAAATCTCACACGTAAAAGTGCAATGAGACAACCTTTGCTTTTAGCTCACTTGAATACTTCAGGGCACTGAAAAATGACACCTGCTTGTGGTAGGTTGCCTTGGTTACAGTTGGTTATAAGCATAGACTGAATACAAGAAGTCAACATAGTTGTTGTTACGTCACCAATcggtttgttttgttgcaacCAAAGAACAGAGTTCATCATATTTGGAATGCGCAGGAGTGAAGTAGAGAAAGCGAAGTGGCAGCAACCTGTCACTCAGTGGAGCGttccctgcttcatggtctaatTGACTAAAAAGACCATAAGGTACTAAATGAACTTTACGCCCTGTTGTAGAAGACTTGAAACCAGCAattaatgtttactgagggaataaatcaagagagaagtagagtcacgAAATGAAATGGTAAAGGGAACACTGCTCCAGAGctgtcgccccctggtggtcagtggAGAGAGATGTTAAGACACTCTGCAGAAGAGGAGGTCACCACCTTGTTACGAGGCAGAAGGCCCTACatgcagggttcgaaatgactacccctaaaatgtaactataaaaaatactgaagactaccttgctacactattatattgacatattttgaaggtgggataatggtctgtctgatgtttt carries:
- the LOC119209299 gene encoding dihydropyrimidine dehydrogenase [NADP(+)]-like produces the protein MFAGNAIRPIALRAVSAIARAIPGFPVLATGGIDSAESGLQFLHAGASVLQVCSAVQNQDFTVIEDYCVGLKALLYLKSLELKDWDGQSPPTERHQKGKPVPRLVDLVGKSLPSFGPYLQQRTDAIAEYKKKLRNVETDVKDVGIGRVNEAKKTVPAVKDVIARALRHIGAYQELNNMEQVQAVIDEEMCINCGKCYMTCNDSGYQAITFDPETHLPRVTDSCTGCTLCLSVCPIIDCIKMVTMAKPYIPKRGVPISPVF